The Halobacterium litoreum genome includes a region encoding these proteins:
- a CDS encoding efflux RND transporter permease subunit: MGDGLADRYAATLTKYSKVVVAVLLVATAVMGAGAANVDAGLSITGFASDSEAARQLDYVRDNFAAGDQNVTTMQVVVRGDDVLSKESLVDTLRLQRALRENATVGPTLRDGQSTVGIGNLVALAGANQSGPPPSLAAQIETVESMSPEEVDAAVDRVLDPEWSVGGVDPYRLLPTSFERGDAASTRSLLVFQSTDGDALSADVVDAQLTARDVAAETVADETFVFGAGIVDEESGNATGESFILITPVALVLILGILGVAYRDVVDVTLALLGTLLTLVWMAGFMGWAGIGVTQILIAVPFLLVGLSIDYALHVVMRYREARADDAERGPFEGMRAGLAGVTVALAATTFTTAVGFLSNAVSPIGAIAEFGVVSAAGIVSAFVVFAVLLPAVKLEVDGLLERVGFDRRKAAFGNGGVAGRIVGVGTTVARRAPLVVIALALVTSAAGGYAATDIDTSIDQVDFLPRDSPDWMDSLPGPFAPSDYQLRENVVFLNDNFVQSRDRGTGYVVVRGDVTEPDTLQRVAAAESAAADAPSVIDLASGRPAVDSPLSVLREVADGNGTVAGIVADTDTDGDGVPDRDLARVYDALYANAPDAAQSVVNREGDEYRALNVRFAVSASASTGQITSDLRGVAATVEDGSELRATATGSPVVDEIVQRGLLRTLVETFLLTLGVILAFLTALFHRRYGAASLGAVTMVPVVAALGWILGAMYLLDIPFTTETAIIASIAIGLGVDYAIHVSERFVHELDGDADAFDALDATVRGTGGALLASAASTAGGFGVLVLALVPSLRRFGAVTSTAIAFAFVASVVVLPSLLALWYRRRGDAIDVAD; encoded by the coding sequence ATGGGAGACGGACTCGCCGACCGATACGCAGCGACCCTGACGAAGTACAGCAAAGTCGTCGTCGCCGTCCTGCTGGTGGCGACGGCGGTGATGGGCGCCGGCGCCGCGAACGTCGACGCCGGCCTCTCGATAACGGGGTTCGCAAGCGACTCGGAGGCGGCACGCCAACTCGACTACGTCCGCGACAACTTCGCGGCGGGCGACCAGAACGTCACCACGATGCAGGTGGTCGTCCGTGGTGACGACGTCCTCTCGAAGGAGTCACTCGTGGACACGCTCCGCCTCCAGCGCGCGCTCCGCGAGAACGCCACCGTCGGGCCGACCCTCCGCGACGGCCAGTCGACGGTCGGCATCGGGAACCTCGTCGCGCTCGCCGGCGCGAACCAGAGCGGCCCGCCGCCGTCGCTCGCCGCCCAAATCGAGACCGTCGAGTCCATGTCGCCCGAAGAAGTCGACGCGGCCGTCGACCGCGTCCTCGACCCCGAGTGGTCCGTCGGCGGCGTCGACCCCTACCGGCTGCTCCCCACGTCCTTCGAGCGCGGGGACGCCGCGTCCACGCGCAGCCTCCTCGTCTTCCAGTCCACCGACGGCGACGCGCTCTCCGCCGACGTCGTGGACGCCCAACTCACCGCACGCGACGTCGCCGCCGAGACGGTCGCCGACGAGACGTTCGTCTTCGGCGCCGGCATCGTCGACGAGGAGTCCGGCAACGCCACGGGTGAGAGTTTCATCCTCATCACGCCCGTCGCGCTCGTGCTCATCCTCGGCATCCTCGGCGTCGCCTACCGCGACGTCGTCGACGTGACGCTCGCGCTCCTCGGCACGCTCCTCACCCTCGTCTGGATGGCCGGCTTCATGGGGTGGGCGGGCATCGGCGTCACCCAGATTCTCATCGCCGTCCCGTTCCTCCTCGTCGGCCTCTCCATCGACTACGCGCTCCACGTCGTGATGCGCTACCGGGAAGCCCGCGCCGACGACGCCGAGCGCGGCCCGTTCGAGGGAATGCGCGCCGGCCTCGCCGGCGTCACCGTCGCGCTCGCCGCGACGACGTTCACGACCGCCGTCGGCTTCCTCTCGAACGCCGTCAGCCCCATCGGCGCCATCGCCGAGTTCGGGGTCGTGAGCGCCGCCGGCATCGTCTCCGCGTTCGTCGTCTTCGCCGTCCTCCTGCCCGCCGTCAAACTCGAAGTCGACGGCCTGCTGGAGCGGGTCGGCTTCGACCGTCGAAAGGCCGCCTTCGGCAACGGCGGCGTCGCCGGACGCATCGTCGGCGTCGGCACGACCGTGGCGCGCCGCGCGCCCCTCGTCGTCATCGCGCTCGCGCTCGTCACGAGCGCCGCCGGCGGGTACGCCGCCACCGACATCGACACGTCCATCGACCAGGTCGACTTCCTGCCCCGCGACTCGCCCGACTGGATGGACTCGCTGCCCGGACCGTTCGCGCCCAGCGACTACCAACTCCGGGAGAACGTCGTCTTCCTCAACGACAACTTCGTGCAGTCCCGCGACAGGGGAACGGGGTACGTCGTCGTCAGGGGCGACGTGACCGAACCCGACACTCTCCAGCGGGTCGCCGCCGCCGAATCCGCGGCCGCCGACGCGCCGAGCGTCATCGACCTCGCGAGCGGGCGGCCCGCCGTCGACAGCCCCCTCTCCGTGCTCCGCGAGGTCGCCGACGGCAACGGGACGGTCGCCGGCATCGTCGCGGACACCGACACCGACGGCGACGGCGTCCCCGACCGCGACCTCGCTCGCGTCTACGACGCGCTGTACGCGAACGCCCCCGACGCCGCGCAGTCGGTCGTCAACCGCGAGGGCGACGAGTACCGCGCGCTGAACGTCCGGTTCGCCGTCTCCGCGAGCGCGAGCACCGGGCAAATCACGAGCGACCTGCGGGGCGTCGCCGCCACCGTCGAGGACGGTTCGGAACTGCGCGCCACCGCAACCGGGTCGCCAGTCGTCGACGAAATCGTCCAGCGCGGCCTGCTGCGCACGCTCGTCGAGACGTTCCTGCTCACGCTCGGCGTCATCCTCGCGTTCCTCACGGCGCTGTTCCACCGCCGGTACGGCGCCGCCTCGCTGGGCGCCGTCACGATGGTGCCCGTGGTCGCCGCGCTCGGCTGGATTCTCGGCGCGATGTACCTGCTCGACATCCCGTTCACCACCGAGACGGCCATCATCGCCAGCATCGCCATCGGTCTCGGCGTCGACTACGCCATCCACGTCAGCGAGCGCTTCGTCCACGAACTCGACGGCGACGCCGACGCCTTCGACGCGCTCGACGCCACCGTCCGCGGCACCG
- a CDS encoding TrmB family transcriptional regulator, which produces MSTHEAVDALRELGLSNYEARVFVALQRLGGGTAQDVARTSEVPRSQVYGAADDLAVRGLVEVVESSPKEYRPVSLDRARAQLRERIESQHDRAFENLEAVHGERDAHADESDVATLHGSDTIRDRTADLAADADDEVILVGARAGDLRPDLVAALEERADDGVEVTVVTADPETAKRLADGVRVVVSPASGDDGYVGRTLVVDDATVLLSVPARDDAEPYDEVAMWTANTSIGRILVRYVHAGMQAGLDAED; this is translated from the coding sequence ATGAGCACACACGAGGCAGTCGACGCGCTGCGGGAACTCGGCCTCTCGAACTACGAGGCGAGAGTGTTCGTGGCGCTCCAGCGACTCGGCGGCGGCACCGCACAGGACGTCGCTCGCACGTCCGAGGTGCCGCGGTCGCAGGTGTACGGCGCCGCCGACGACCTCGCCGTCCGCGGACTCGTCGAAGTCGTCGAATCCTCGCCGAAGGAGTACCGGCCCGTGAGCCTCGACCGGGCGCGCGCGCAACTCCGGGAGCGAATCGAGTCCCAACACGACCGCGCGTTCGAGAACCTCGAAGCGGTCCACGGGGAGCGCGACGCCCACGCCGACGAGAGCGACGTGGCGACACTCCACGGCAGCGACACGATTCGGGACCGCACCGCGGACCTCGCGGCGGACGCCGACGACGAGGTGATTCTGGTCGGTGCGCGCGCCGGCGACCTGCGCCCCGACCTCGTCGCGGCCCTGGAGGAGCGCGCCGACGATGGGGTCGAGGTGACGGTCGTGACGGCGGACCCCGAGACAGCAAAGCGACTCGCCGACGGCGTCCGCGTGGTCGTGTCGCCGGCGAGCGGCGACGACGGCTACGTGGGGCGGACGCTCGTCGTGGACGACGCCACCGTGTTGCTGTCGGTGCCCGCCCGCGACGACGCCGAACCCTACGACGAGGTGGCGATGTGGACCGCGAACACCAGCATCGGCCGCATCCTCGTGCGGTACGTCCACGCCGGGATGCAGGCCGGACTCGACGCCGAGGACTGA
- a CDS encoding type II/IV secretion system ATPase subunit codes for MPNDFLADLDERVDRLRHQVHRAAEVLRGSTVEVTEYDPAAHGPLVSFDGLAGYEEVDRYWVNAPYAFVYVGFDPENDEHHYHVVEPGLDDFEQELLETLYDDIRDALIYDAEYDPDDPEAVLKQQMKTLLEEYGVDVGMNAFYRLFYYLHRAFEGFEKLDPLMKDPHIEDISCDGYDVPLFVYHDDYTDIETNVTYEQEELDGFVVRLAQQSGRHISIGDPVTETTLPDGSRAELALGEEVTPRGSAFTIRKYSEDPFTPARLVELDTFDLDQMAYLWLAIESNKSLLFAGGTASGKTTSMNAISMFIPPRSKVLTIEDTRELTLYHENWLSSVTRDSIGESDDITMYDLLRSALRHRPEYIVVGEVRGDEAMTLFQAMNTGHTTYSTMHADSVQTVINRLENDPINVPRAMIQSLDILCVQTLTHVGDERVRRNRVIAEIDGIDQRTGDLDYSTAFEWDPTSDSFDQRDSTVLDEIQDERGWSRSQLLRELRNRKRVLRYLTEQDVTDYRRFTALVNEYYAQPERVVERVREELDEDVVVDAPGASE; via the coding sequence ATGCCGAACGACTTCCTCGCCGACCTCGACGAACGCGTGGACCGCCTCCGCCACCAGGTCCACCGGGCCGCCGAAGTGCTGCGCGGGTCGACCGTGGAGGTCACCGAGTACGACCCCGCGGCCCACGGACCGCTCGTCTCCTTCGACGGCCTCGCGGGCTACGAGGAGGTCGACCGATACTGGGTGAACGCGCCGTACGCGTTCGTCTACGTCGGCTTCGACCCGGAGAACGACGAACACCACTACCACGTCGTCGAACCGGGCTTAGACGACTTCGAGCAGGAACTCTTAGAGACGCTGTACGACGACATCCGGGACGCGCTCATCTACGACGCGGAGTACGACCCCGACGACCCGGAAGCCGTCCTCAAACAGCAGATGAAGACCCTGCTGGAGGAGTACGGCGTGGACGTCGGGATGAACGCGTTCTACCGGCTGTTCTACTACCTCCACCGGGCCTTCGAGGGGTTCGAGAAGCTCGACCCCCTGATGAAGGACCCGCACATCGAGGACATCTCGTGTGACGGCTACGACGTGCCGCTGTTCGTCTACCACGACGACTACACGGACATCGAGACGAACGTCACCTACGAGCAGGAGGAACTCGACGGCTTCGTCGTGCGGCTCGCTCAGCAGTCCGGCCGCCACATCTCCATCGGCGACCCGGTGACGGAGACGACGCTGCCGGACGGCTCCCGCGCCGAACTCGCGCTCGGTGAGGAGGTCACCCCGAGAGGGTCGGCGTTCACGATTCGGAAGTACAGCGAGGACCCGTTCACGCCCGCGCGCCTCGTGGAACTGGACACCTTCGACTTAGACCAGATGGCGTACCTCTGGCTCGCCATCGAGTCGAACAAGAGCCTGCTGTTCGCGGGTGGCACCGCCTCCGGGAAGACCACGTCGATGAACGCCATCTCGATGTTCATCCCGCCGCGCTCGAAGGTACTCACCATCGAGGACACCCGGGAACTGACGCTCTACCACGAGAACTGGCTGTCCTCCGTCACCCGGGACTCCATCGGCGAGAGCGACGACATCACGATGTACGACCTGCTGCGGTCGGCGCTCCGCCACCGCCCCGAGTACATCGTCGTCGGCGAGGTGCGCGGCGACGAGGCGATGACGCTGTTCCAGGCGATGAACACCGGCCACACGACGTACTCGACGATGCACGCGGACAGCGTGCAGACGGTCATCAACCGCCTGGAGAACGACCCCATCAACGTCCCGCGCGCGATGATTCAGAGCCTCGACATCCTCTGCGTGCAGACGCTCACGCACGTCGGCGACGAGCGCGTGCGCCGCAACCGCGTCATCGCGGAAATCGACGGTATCGACCAGCGCACCGGAGACTTGGACTACTCCACGGCGTTCGAGTGGGACCCCACGTCCGACAGCTTCGACCAACGCGACTCCACCGTCCTCGACGAGATTCAGGACGAACGCGGCTGGTCGCGCAGCCAACTCCTCCGCGAGTTGCGGAACCGCAAGCGCGTGCTCCGATACCTCACCGAACAGGACGTGACCGACTACCGGCGGTTCACGGCGCTCGTCAACGAGTACTACGCTCAGCCCGAACGCGTCGTCGAGCGCGTCCGCGAGGAACTGGACGAGGACGTGGTCGTGGACGCGCCCGGAGCCTCCGAGTGA
- a CDS encoding type II secretion system F family protein yields MVLLYLPLVVVFALVALFTVAPLVPSFDRALSRVAVAPFGRFASERQPSNPKQVKALRGAHVAQTYRVYAARTYLFASVAAFAGSILGVYLVAGVLVFLGNASESVQAQFPDAVQGFFATSPADFSVPELFVFFLVSGATLGVVAGYATYRVRWLLPSYTAGERARRIDASMERTVAFMYALSRSGMALPDVLRTLAQNREVYGESAREMSVVVKDVDLFGSDILRALERLGQRTPSEDLSEFSENLTSVLRSGRKLPEFLKQEYEYYAEESEAKQEQFLELLATLAEGYVTVLVAGPLFLITILVIIGLTLGGTLNFLRLTGYLLIPMATVAFVVYLDSITEMATGGTKSEHDDVDAGTRFQSIRRAPSPTQTDGGTAVSSGPDSRQANRERFEAHETLRPILYRLRHPFAVVLETPRVLFWVTTPIALLYLLVAWWPQLSAGVTNLTAYDDAFVHAALFVLGTFAVAYEIHRRRLKAVEAGVPDFLDRFASTNEAGMSVVESLGRTVTSNLGALTKELQRTWTDVQWGARVEHAFERFRQRTDTPAVSRVVTLTTNAMSASGDLGPVLRIAADEAKSTRRLERDRRNEMLTYLVVIYIAFFVFLAIVVALDVIFIPNIPSAGSGAGLPENPAVSTGPFSRATQLTESTKQAYSTVFFHTSIVQAVCSGLVAGQMGESSVKAGAKHATVMLLVAYLTFLVIG; encoded by the coding sequence ATGGTTCTGCTCTACCTCCCGCTGGTGGTCGTGTTCGCGCTCGTCGCGCTGTTCACTGTCGCGCCGCTCGTGCCATCGTTCGACCGCGCGCTCTCACGCGTAGCAGTCGCTCCCTTCGGTCGGTTCGCGAGCGAGCGCCAGCCCTCGAACCCGAAGCAAGTGAAGGCGCTTCGGGGCGCGCACGTCGCACAGACGTACCGCGTGTACGCGGCGCGAACCTACCTGTTCGCGTCCGTCGCGGCGTTCGCCGGGAGCATCCTCGGCGTCTACCTCGTCGCGGGCGTGCTGGTGTTCCTCGGGAACGCCAGCGAGAGCGTGCAGGCGCAGTTCCCGGACGCGGTACAGGGCTTTTTCGCCACGTCCCCGGCGGACTTCTCGGTGCCCGAACTGTTCGTCTTCTTCCTCGTGTCGGGCGCGACGCTCGGCGTGGTCGCGGGGTACGCGACGTACCGCGTGCGCTGGCTCCTGCCGTCGTACACCGCCGGGGAGCGCGCGCGCCGCATCGACGCGTCGATGGAGCGCACGGTGGCGTTCATGTACGCGCTCTCCCGGTCGGGGATGGCGCTCCCGGACGTGTTGCGCACGCTCGCGCAGAACCGCGAGGTGTACGGGGAGAGCGCGCGCGAGATGTCCGTCGTCGTGAAGGACGTCGACCTGTTCGGGTCGGACATCCTACGGGCGCTCGAACGCCTCGGCCAGCGCACGCCCAGCGAGGACCTCTCGGAGTTCTCTGAGAACCTCACGAGCGTCCTGCGGAGCGGCCGGAAACTCCCCGAGTTCCTGAAACAGGAGTACGAGTACTACGCCGAGGAGTCCGAAGCCAAACAGGAACAGTTCCTCGAACTGCTCGCGACGCTCGCCGAGGGGTACGTCACCGTGCTCGTCGCGGGGCCACTCTTCCTCATCACCATCCTCGTCATCATCGGCCTGACCCTCGGCGGTACGCTGAACTTCCTCCGTCTCACGGGCTACCTCCTCATCCCGATGGCGACGGTGGCGTTCGTCGTCTACCTCGACTCCATCACGGAGATGGCGACCGGCGGCACCAAATCGGAACACGACGACGTGGACGCCGGCACGCGCTTCCAGTCCATCCGGCGCGCGCCCTCGCCGACCCAGACCGACGGCGGGACGGCTGTGTCTTCGGGCCCCGACTCCCGGCAAGCGAACCGCGAGCGCTTCGAAGCACACGAGACCCTGCGCCCGATTCTCTACCGCCTCCGCCACCCGTTCGCCGTCGTGCTGGAGACGCCCCGCGTGCTGTTCTGGGTGACGACGCCGATTGCGCTCCTCTACCTGCTCGTCGCGTGGTGGCCCCAGTTGTCGGCGGGCGTGACGAACCTCACGGCGTACGACGACGCGTTCGTCCACGCGGCGCTGTTCGTCCTCGGGACGTTCGCCGTCGCCTACGAGATTCACCGCCGCCGCCTGAAAGCCGTGGAGGCGGGCGTGCCGGACTTCCTCGACCGGTTCGCGTCCACGAACGAAGCCGGGATGTCCGTCGTGGAGAGTCTCGGGCGCACCGTCACGAGCAACCTCGGCGCGCTCACGAAGGAACTGCAGCGCACGTGGACCGACGTGCAGTGGGGGGCGCGCGTCGAACACGCCTTCGAGCGGTTCCGCCAGCGCACCGACACGCCCGCCGTCTCCCGAGTCGTCACGCTGACGACGAACGCGATGAGCGCGAGCGGCGACCTCGGGCCGGTGTTGCGCATCGCCGCCGACGAGGCGAAGTCCACGCGTCGCCTCGAACGCGACCGGCGCAACGAGATGCTCACGTACCTCGTCGTCATCTACATCGCCTTCTTCGTGTTCCTCGCCATCGTCGTCGCGCTCGACGTCATCTTCATCCCGAACATCCCGTCGGCGGGGTCGGGCGCGGGCCTCCCCGAGAACCCGGCGGTCTCCACCGGGCCGTTCTCGCGAGCCACGCAACTCACGGAGTCCACGAAACAGGCCTACAGCACCGTGTTCTTCCACACGAGCATCGTCCAAGCGGTCTGCTCGGGACTCGTCGCCGGACAGATGGGCGAGTCGAGCGTGAAAGCCGGCGCGAAACACGCGACCGTGATGCTCTTGGTCGCGTACCTCACGTTCCTCGTCATCGGATGA
- a CDS encoding class I SAM-dependent methyltransferase, producing the protein MTGDVHRTYDRIAEHFSQTREYPWPEVEEFLDGREANTALDLGCGNGRHAELLAERAARVLGVDASVGLLAEARDRARERDFDLSLVAGDAARLPLADDTVDLAVYVATLHHLRTRESRVASLDELKRVLAPGGVALVSAWSTEHDRFDADEGFDTDVDWTLPGGETVPRFYHVYAPDEFRADLEASALAVDDAFVSSGNCYAAVHAEGKRP; encoded by the coding sequence ATGACCGGCGACGTCCACCGAACCTACGACCGCATCGCCGAGCACTTCTCCCAGACCCGCGAGTACCCGTGGCCGGAAGTCGAGGAATTCCTCGACGGCCGCGAGGCCAACACGGCCCTCGACCTCGGCTGTGGCAACGGCCGCCACGCGGAACTGCTCGCCGAGCGCGCCGCCCGCGTGCTCGGCGTCGACGCGAGCGTCGGCCTGCTCGCGGAGGCCCGTGACCGAGCGCGCGAACGCGACTTCGACCTCTCGCTCGTCGCCGGCGACGCCGCACGCCTCCCGCTCGCAGACGACACCGTCGACCTCGCGGTGTACGTCGCGACGCTCCACCACCTCCGAACGCGCGAGAGCCGCGTCGCCAGCCTCGACGAACTCAAACGCGTCCTCGCCCCGGGCGGCGTCGCGCTCGTCAGCGCGTGGAGCACCGAACACGACCGGTTCGATGCCGACGAAGGGTTCGACACCGACGTGGACTGGACGCTCCCCGGCGGCGAGACGGTGCCCCGGTTCTACCACGTCTACGCCCCCGACGAGTTCCGCGCCGACCTCGAAGCGAGCGCGCTCGCCGTCGACGACGCCTTCGTCTCCAGTGGCAACTGCTACGCTGCCGTCCACGCCGAAGGGAAACGCCCATAA
- a CDS encoding AAC(3) family N-acetyltransferase, which translates to MGRLGAYAHAARSLAADKLGRSGTVTSLPDGALRDALAGFDADTAVVYAGLSDVAAAFGGDPYERLADALFASFDAILTPGFTFSFRDTGYVDLDRAPPEVGTFGRRFLADADVRTADPVFSLLAAGDFEFDADGTRCSYAPGGYWTELHDRDVLYLNVGTGRFRCSAFHVAELRHDAPYVSITAHRGVVRRDGDTHAVTHYAPTDDHYRRFAREKVAADLGDAFRDRSVGGLRVQGCRAGAIDSLLDDRLPDDPYYLVT; encoded by the coding sequence ATGGGTAGACTCGGCGCGTACGCGCACGCCGCCCGGTCGCTCGCCGCCGACAAACTCGGTCGCTCCGGGACGGTGACCTCGCTCCCGGACGGCGCGCTCCGGGACGCGCTCGCTGGCTTCGACGCCGACACCGCGGTCGTCTACGCCGGCCTCTCGGACGTCGCGGCGGCGTTCGGCGGCGACCCCTACGAGCGCCTCGCCGACGCGCTGTTCGCGTCCTTCGACGCGATACTCACGCCTGGGTTCACGTTCTCCTTCCGGGACACCGGCTACGTCGACCTCGACCGAGCGCCACCCGAAGTCGGGACGTTCGGCCGGCGGTTCCTCGCCGACGCCGACGTCCGCACCGCAGACCCCGTGTTCTCCCTGCTTGCTGCCGGCGACTTCGAATTCGACGCCGACGGCACGCGGTGCAGTTACGCCCCCGGCGGCTACTGGACGGAACTCCACGACCGCGACGTCCTCTACCTCAACGTCGGCACCGGTCGATTCCGGTGTTCGGCGTTCCACGTCGCAGAACTCCGCCACGACGCTCCCTACGTCTCGATTACCGCCCACCGGGGCGTCGTCCGACGCGACGGCGACACCCACGCGGTCACGCACTACGCGCCCACCGACGACCACTACCGGCGCTTCGCCCGCGAGAAGGTCGCCGCCGACCTCGGCGACGCCTTCCGCGACCGGTCGGTCGGCGGCCTCCGCGTGCAGGGCTGTCGCGCCGGCGCAATCGACTCGCTGCTCGACGACCGCCTCCCCGACGACCCCTACTACCTCGTAACGTGA
- a CDS encoding glycosyltransferase has translation MTRVLHLVPSADSTAYRGQVRALRERGVDCATLAVPGAHVPGERTRRPRDYLVHAARAVRAAGDDFDLVHANQGIVAPTALATPGLPAVVSLWGTDLYGRLGPVSRGCARRAAATVVMSERMARDLGADALVVPHGVDTDSFSPRDPTAARAAVGWRDDERHVLFPYSPARPAKDFPRARRVVDAARGRIDADVALQVLTDASHDEMPTYLNAADALLLTSTHEGSPNAVKEALACNLPVVATPVGDVPERLDGVSPGGVADTDRGLARLLADALSERERSNGRERVAHLDRDWTARRLERLYREVADG, from the coding sequence ATGACTCGCGTCCTCCACCTCGTGCCGAGCGCCGACTCCACGGCCTACCGCGGGCAGGTCCGCGCGCTCCGCGAGCGCGGCGTCGACTGCGCGACGCTCGCCGTCCCCGGCGCCCACGTTCCCGGCGAACGGACGCGACGGCCTCGCGACTACCTCGTCCACGCCGCTCGCGCCGTCCGCGCCGCCGGCGACGACTTCGACCTCGTGCACGCCAATCAGGGAATCGTCGCGCCGACCGCGCTCGCCACCCCCGGCCTGCCGGCCGTCGTCTCGCTGTGGGGAACCGACCTCTACGGACGACTCGGCCCCGTCAGCCGGGGCTGTGCGAGGCGGGCCGCCGCGACCGTCGTCATGTCCGAACGGATGGCCCGCGACCTCGGCGCGGACGCGCTCGTCGTCCCCCACGGCGTCGACACCGACTCGTTTTCCCCCCGAGACCCGACCGCGGCGCGCGCGGCGGTCGGCTGGCGCGACGACGAGCGACACGTCCTCTTCCCGTACTCGCCGGCGCGCCCCGCCAAGGACTTCCCGCGCGCCCGCCGCGTCGTCGATGCCGCCCGCGGCCGAATCGACGCCGACGTGGCGCTTCAGGTCCTCACCGACGCGTCCCACGACGAGATGCCGACGTACCTGAACGCGGCCGACGCCCTCCTCCTCACCTCGACCCACGAGGGGTCGCCCAACGCCGTCAAAGAGGCGCTCGCGTGCAATCTTCCGGTCGTCGCCACCCCGGTCGGGGACGTGCCCGAGCGCCTCGACGGCGTCTCGCCCGGCGGCGTCGCCGACACCGACCGCGGCCTCGCGCGCCTGCTCGCCGACGCGCTCTCGGAACGCGAGCGCTCGAACGGCCGCGAGCGCGTCGCACACCTCGACCGCGACTGGACCGCTCGCCGCCTCGAACGCCTCTACCGAGAGGTCGCAGATGGGTAG
- the wecB gene encoding non-hydrolyzing UDP-N-acetylglucosamine 2-epimerase, with the protein MTVCSVVGVRPEFVLATPLSRALADRGVSHALVHTGQHHDDALSAVFFEELSLPAPDHHLGVGSAPRGEQVARAVARLRPILAAESPDVVVVYGDTTSTLAGALAAVAADCPLAHVEAGLRSGDWTMSEERTRVVVDHLADARFAPTQTAVANLADEGVTESVHRTGDLRADAVETARGLPAETPDTPDEYVLATVHRAATTDDEATLVGVLDALARVSLPVVLPLHPRTEDRLRAYGCYDWAADRVSLVDPTGYPAFLDLLAGASAVATDSGGVQREAAYLGTPCVTLRETTEWVETVARGQNVLAGTRPAAVTNAVEAAVAATPGDSRPPTGAADEVARTLADWATDEPAARPLPDRA; encoded by the coding sequence GTGACCGTCTGCTCCGTCGTCGGCGTCCGCCCCGAGTTCGTGCTCGCGACGCCGCTGTCCCGCGCGCTCGCCGACCGCGGCGTCTCGCACGCGCTCGTCCACACCGGCCAGCACCACGACGACGCGCTCTCCGCGGTGTTCTTCGAGGAGTTGTCGCTCCCGGCGCCCGACCACCACCTCGGTGTCGGGTCGGCGCCCCGGGGCGAGCAGGTGGCCCGCGCCGTCGCCCGCCTCCGGCCGATTCTCGCCGCCGAGTCGCCGGACGTCGTGGTCGTCTACGGCGACACCACGTCGACGCTCGCGGGCGCGCTGGCCGCCGTCGCCGCCGACTGCCCGCTCGCGCACGTCGAGGCCGGCCTGCGGAGCGGCGACTGGACGATGTCCGAGGAGCGCACGCGCGTCGTCGTCGACCACCTCGCAGACGCCCGGTTCGCGCCGACGCAGACTGCCGTCGCCAATCTCGCCGACGAGGGCGTGACTGAGAGCGTCCACCGGACCGGCGACCTGCGCGCCGACGCCGTCGAGACGGCGCGCGGCCTCCCGGCCGAGACGCCCGACACGCCCGACGAGTACGTCCTCGCCACCGTCCACCGCGCCGCGACGACCGACGACGAAGCGACGCTCGTCGGCGTCCTCGACGCGCTCGCTCGCGTCTCGCTGCCCGTCGTCCTCCCGCTCCACCCCCGAACCGAGGACCGCCTGCGCGCGTACGGCTGCTACGACTGGGCGGCCGACCGCGTGTCGCTCGTCGACCCGACCGGCTACCCGGCGTTTCTCGACCTGCTCGCGGGCGCCAGCGCCGTCGCCACCGACTCGGGCGGCGTCCAGCGCGAGGCCGCCTACCTCGGGACGCCCTGCGTGACGCTCCGCGAGACGACCGAGTGGGTGGAGACGGTCGCTCGCGGCCAGAACGTCCTCGCCGGAACGCGCCCCGCCGCCGTCACGAACGCCGTCGAAGCCGCGGTCGCCGCCACACCCGGTGACTCACGGCCTCCCACCGGCGCCGCCGACGAGGTCGCGCGAACGCTCGCCGACTGGGCGACGGACGAACCCGCCGCCCGACCGCTCCCCGACCGAGCATGA